A single region of the Cereibacter sphaeroides 2.4.1 genome encodes:
- the ubiT gene encoding ubiquinone anaerobic biosynthesis accessory factor UbiT translates to MTSLPTLAPPLSRLVGLLPKPPASVALTLLARRIAARHPEIVGRLGTHVNASFALDPTDLPVVMILTLPAGQPRIRLQKDASGADCRIAGKLSALLALVHGAVDGDALFFSRDLVIAGDTAAALALRNAIDNAELDLLEEIQHVAPPLARALAPIAAALERQTGVALRRASGVI, encoded by the coding sequence ATGACCAGTCTGCCCACGCTCGCCCCGCCGCTTTCGCGGCTGGTGGGGCTTTTGCCGAAGCCGCCGGCCTCCGTCGCGCTGACGCTGCTCGCCCGCCGCATCGCCGCCCGCCACCCCGAGATCGTCGGAAGGCTGGGCACGCATGTGAATGCGAGCTTTGCGCTCGACCCGACCGACCTGCCGGTGGTGATGATCCTCACCCTGCCTGCGGGACAGCCACGCATCCGGCTGCAGAAGGACGCCTCGGGCGCCGATTGCCGCATCGCGGGCAAGCTCTCGGCGCTGCTCGCGCTGGTGCACGGGGCGGTGGACGGAGACGCGCTCTTCTTCTCGCGTGATCTCGTGATCGCGGGCGACACGGCGGCGGCGCTGGCGCTGCGCAACGCCATCGACAATGCCGAACTCGACCTGCTGGAGGAGATCCAGCATGTGGCGCCGCCGCTTGCGCGCGCCCTGGCCCCCATCGCGGCCGCCCTTGAACGTCAAACCGGCGTGGCCCTGCGCCGCGCCTCGGGAGTGATCTGA
- a CDS encoding UbiD family decarboxylase, with the protein MRSLPIFPDLRAFLDWCARKGDLSRIAEPVSLRHETTAVASKILRGGGPVLRFESLRDTSATMPLVANLFGTRERVAAGLGLGLEQIPELGAFLAALRAPAPVAGMRDALSRWPQLQAALNTRAKIVRSAEAQEVVHEGAAVDLGMIPVPTCWPGDAGPLVTWPVVLTRPHGTSAEETLHYNAGVYRAQVIGRDRLIMRWLAHRGGAGHCRSWMRAGEPMPVALALGCDPALLLAAALPLPEQVSELTFSGVLRGARTPLVAGRTVPLMVPATAEIVVEGWVHPGDMAPEGPFGDHTGYYNSVEDFPVLRVSAITHRKDPLYLTTHTGRPPDEPSVIGEVFNDLAMPVFRQQIPEVKDLYLPPAACSYRIAIVSIDKRYPGQARRVMMALWGMLAQFSYTKMVIVVDEDINPRDWDDVAWAMATRMDPSRDVVLLEKTPMDYLDFASPEPGLAGKIGIDATNKIGPETHREWGEVMTQSPEAEAFADRLIAKLRIGA; encoded by the coding sequence ATGCGCAGCCTGCCCATCTTCCCGGATCTCCGGGCCTTTCTCGACTGGTGCGCCCGAAAGGGCGACCTCTCCCGGATCGCCGAGCCGGTCTCGCTGCGGCATGAAACCACAGCCGTGGCCTCGAAGATCCTGCGCGGCGGCGGCCCCGTGCTGCGGTTCGAGAGCCTGCGCGACACCTCGGCCACCATGCCGCTCGTGGCCAACCTCTTCGGCACGCGCGAGCGGGTGGCGGCGGGTCTCGGCCTCGGGCTCGAGCAGATCCCCGAGCTCGGCGCCTTCCTCGCCGCCCTGCGAGCCCCTGCTCCGGTGGCGGGGATGCGCGACGCGCTCTCGCGCTGGCCGCAGCTTCAGGCCGCGCTGAACACGCGCGCGAAGATCGTGCGGTCGGCCGAGGCGCAGGAGGTGGTCCACGAGGGTGCCGCGGTCGATCTCGGCATGATCCCGGTGCCCACCTGCTGGCCGGGCGATGCGGGCCCTCTGGTGACATGGCCCGTCGTGCTGACGCGGCCGCACGGCACCTCCGCCGAAGAGACGCTGCACTACAATGCCGGCGTCTACCGCGCGCAGGTGATCGGGCGCGACCGGCTCATCATGCGCTGGCTCGCCCATCGCGGCGGCGCCGGGCACTGCCGCAGCTGGATGCGTGCGGGCGAGCCGATGCCGGTGGCGCTGGCGCTCGGCTGCGATCCGGCGCTCCTTCTGGCCGCGGCGCTGCCCCTCCCTGAGCAGGTGTCCGAGCTGACCTTCTCGGGCGTGCTCCGGGGCGCGCGGACGCCGCTGGTGGCGGGCCGCACCGTGCCGCTGATGGTGCCCGCCACCGCCGAGATCGTGGTCGAGGGCTGGGTCCACCCCGGCGACATGGCGCCCGAGGGCCCCTTCGGCGACCACACCGGCTATTACAATTCGGTCGAGGATTTTCCCGTGCTGCGGGTCTCGGCCATCACCCACCGCAAGGATCCGCTTTACCTCACCACCCACACGGGCCGCCCGCCGGACGAGCCCTCGGTCATCGGCGAGGTCTTCAACGATCTCGCCATGCCGGTCTTCCGCCAGCAGATCCCCGAGGTGAAGGATCTCTACCTGCCCCCCGCCGCCTGCTCCTACCGCATCGCCATCGTCTCGATCGACAAGCGCTATCCCGGTCAGGCGCGGCGGGTGATGATGGCGCTCTGGGGGATGCTGGCGCAATTCTCCTACACCAAGATGGTGATCGTGGTGGATGAGGACATCAACCCGCGCGACTGGGACGATGTGGCCTGGGCGATGGCGACCCGGATGGACCCGTCGCGCGACGTGGTGCTGCTCGAGAAGACGCCGATGGATTACCTCGACTTCGCCTCGCCCGAGCCCGGCCTTGCCGGCAAGATCGGGATCGACGCCACCAACAAGATCGGCCCCGAGACCCATCGCGAATGGGGCGAGGTCATGACGCAGTCGCCCGAGGCCGAAGCCTTCGCCGACCGGCTGATCGCGAAGCTGAGGATCGGAGCATGA
- a CDS encoding UbiX family flavin prenyltransferase, with amino-acid sequence MRVVLGVSGASGAALAAACARHLSALGAEIDLVISKAGERTLVEEIGLEAADALRAQATRVHAIMNVGAAIASGSAPVAGMIVAPCSMRSLAAIAHGLDDNLLTRAASVQLKERRRLVLLARESPLTLAHLRNMTAVTEMGGIVAPPVPAFYLRPESLAAAVEQIAARAVDLLGLGRPQAQAWE; translated from the coding sequence ATGAGGGTCGTCCTCGGCGTCTCGGGCGCATCGGGCGCGGCGCTGGCCGCCGCCTGTGCGCGGCACCTGTCGGCTCTGGGGGCCGAGATCGACCTCGTGATCTCGAAGGCGGGCGAGCGGACGCTGGTCGAGGAGATCGGCCTCGAGGCGGCCGACGCGCTCCGCGCGCAGGCGACGCGGGTTCACGCCATCATGAATGTGGGCGCGGCCATCGCCTCGGGCTCGGCGCCCGTGGCGGGGATGATCGTGGCCCCCTGCTCGATGCGCTCGCTTGCGGCCATCGCCCACGGGCTCGACGACAACCTCCTGACCCGCGCGGCTTCGGTGCAGCTGAAGGAGCGGCGGCGGCTCGTGCTCCTCGCGCGCGAAAGCCCGCTGACGCTCGCGCACCTGCGCAACATGACGGCCGTCACCGAGATGGGCGGGATCGTGGCGCCGCCGGTGCCCGCCTTCTACCTCCGCCCCGAGAGCCTTGCGGCCGCCGTCGAGCAGATCGCGGCCCGCGCGGTGGACCTTCTGGGCCTCGGCCGCCCGCAGGCGCAGGCCTGGGAATAG
- the lhgO gene encoding L-2-hydroxyglutarate oxidase yields MTSSDFVITGGGIVGLATALRLQSLHPGARISVLEKEPAVARHQSGRNSGVIHAGVYYAPGSHKARFCARGVSSTRAFCDEHGIPYRICGKLIVATDAAELERMGTLETRARANGIVIERLSGEEARRLEPNIKAVGALLSPTTGIVDYGRVAERMAELFRDRGGEIRLDTEVTGGAESEAGVRLETTAGEISAGKAVFCGGLHADRLARAFGASLDFRIVPFRGEYFAIKNQPEDLVQHLIYPVPDPARPFLGVHLTRKMNGGFTVGPNAVLAMAREGYTNGIISVKDLADSLSYRGFWKLMRRNAGAAAEELSASLVRQLYLRKVHKYCDRIRLQDLAPYRAGVRAQAVGADGRMIDDFVFVRTRHALHVCNAPSPAATSALPIAEHIVDELLA; encoded by the coding sequence TTGACCAGCAGCGATTTTGTCATCACCGGCGGCGGCATCGTGGGCCTCGCCACCGCCCTCCGCCTTCAGTCCCTCCATCCCGGCGCGCGGATCTCGGTGCTCGAGAAGGAGCCCGCCGTGGCCCGCCACCAGTCGGGCCGCAACTCGGGCGTGATCCATGCCGGCGTCTATTATGCGCCGGGCAGCCACAAGGCCCGCTTCTGCGCCCGCGGCGTCTCCTCGACCCGCGCGTTCTGCGACGAGCACGGCATTCCCTACCGCATCTGCGGCAAGCTGATCGTGGCCACCGACGCGGCCGAACTCGAGCGGATGGGCACGCTCGAGACGCGCGCGCGGGCCAACGGCATCGTCATCGAGCGGCTCTCGGGCGAGGAGGCGCGGCGGCTCGAACCCAACATCAAGGCGGTCGGCGCGCTTCTGTCGCCCACGACCGGCATCGTCGATTACGGCCGCGTGGCCGAGCGCATGGCCGAGCTCTTCCGCGACCGGGGCGGCGAGATCCGGCTCGACACCGAAGTGACGGGCGGGGCCGAGAGCGAGGCGGGCGTGCGGCTCGAGACGACGGCGGGCGAGATCTCGGCCGGCAAGGCGGTGTTCTGCGGCGGCCTTCACGCCGACCGGCTGGCGCGGGCCTTCGGGGCGAGCCTCGATTTCCGCATCGTGCCCTTCCGCGGCGAATATTTCGCGATCAAGAACCAGCCCGAGGATCTGGTGCAGCATCTGATCTACCCGGTGCCCGATCCGGCGCGGCCCTTCCTCGGCGTCCATCTCACGCGCAAGATGAACGGGGGCTTCACCGTCGGGCCGAATGCCGTGCTCGCCATGGCGCGCGAGGGCTACACGAACGGCATCATCTCGGTGAAGGATCTGGCCGACAGCCTGAGCTACAGGGGCTTCTGGAAGCTCATGCGGCGCAATGCGGGCGCTGCGGCGGAGGAATTGTCCGCCTCGCTCGTCCGCCAGCTCTACCTCCGCAAGGTGCACAAATACTGCGACCGGATCCGGCTGCAGGATCTCGCGCCCTACCGGGCGGGGGTGCGGGCGCAGGCGGTGGGGGCGGACGGTCGCATGATCGACGATTTCGTCTTCGTGCGCACGCGCCACGCCCTCCATGTCTGCAACGCGCCCTCGCCGGCCGCGACCTCGGCCCTGCCCATCGCCGAGCATATCGTGGACGAACTGCTCGCCTGA